The following are from one region of the Coffea eugenioides isolate CCC68of chromosome 2, Ceug_1.0, whole genome shotgun sequence genome:
- the LOC113762506 gene encoding homeobox-leucine zipper protein HOX11-like — MELGLSLGGENPSKPFGFTAKANGSSENQNHPNNTNNKDSSSSAKLGLGFCMALGINNNSNETRESRRNSESKDNDGMDADADDVDEDDDRTSSEHTRDDDDRRRGISVDTPLQLNLLPLAPVPRRTPIHTQPLRWSSDNGSSGSSGNVGLPVVGRGFDVNRVPAVGGVAEEVSSPNSVASSFQMDFSIFRGGGNLGNGGNKRDFGAAAGNDVVEAERTSSRASDEDENGLNTRKKLRLSKEQSAYLEESFKEHNTLNPKQKLALAKQLNLRPRQVEVWFQNRRARTKLKQTEVDCEYLKRCCETLTDENRRLHKELQELRALKTSNPFYMQLPATTLTMCPSCERVATTSTTTAAAAAPVPSTTTTTTTTPATNVKSTTTATTTTSDNAPKAIPFPISRPRFYPFAAAAAAAAHTNHPHHHHHHHHQSAAS; from the exons ATGGAGCTGGGCCTGAGCTTGGGAGGAGAAAATCCGTCAAAACCGTTTGGGTTCACAGCAAAAGCCAATGGGTCGTCTGAAAACCAAAACCATCCTAATAACACCAACAACAAAGATTCCTCCTCATCTGCTAAACTTGGCTTAGGGTTCTGCATGGCCTTGGGCATCAACAACAACTCAAATGAGACGAGGGAATCAAGGAGAAATAGTGAATCTAAAGACAATGATGGTATGGATGCTGATGCTGATGATgtagatgaagatgatgatcgTACTTCTTCTGAACACACTAGAGATGACGATGATCGAAGAAGAGGGATCTCTGTTGATACCCCTCTTCAGCTTAATCTTCTTCCGCTTGCTCCTGTCCCTCGTCGTACACCAATCCATACCCAACCACTCCGTTGGTCATCTGATAACG GGAGTTCTGGGTCGTCGGGGAACGTGGGGTTACCGGTGGTGGGGAGGGGATTTGACGTGAACAGGGTGCCGGCGGTAGGTGGGGTTGCGGAGGAGGTGTCGTCGCCAAACAGTGTGGCGTCGTCATTTCAGATGGATTTTAGCATTTTCAGAGGCGGTGGAAATCTTGGGAATGGTGGAAACAAAAGGGACTTCGGAGCTGCTGCTGGAAACGACGTCGTGGAGGCTGAGAGAACATCCTCAAGAGCCAGTGATGAGGATGAAAATGGTCTTAATACTCGGAAGAAACTTAGACTGTCTAAAGAACAGTCTGCTTATCTTGAAGAAAGCTTCAAAGAGCACAACACCCTCAATCCg AAGCAAAAGCTTGCGCTTGCAAAACAGCTTAATCTTAGGCCTCGACAGGTTGAAGTTTGGTTTCAGAACCGAAGAGCAAG GACAAAGTTGAAGCAAACGGAGGTGGATTGCGAGTACTTGAAGAGGTGTTGCGAAACTTTGACAGACGAGAACAGAAGGCTGCACAAGGAACTGCAAGAATTGAGAGCCCTCAAGACTTCCAACCCATTCTACATGCAACTCCCGGCCACCACGCTCACCATGTGTCCCTCTTGTGAACGCGTGGCAACAACTTCCACCACCACGGCCGCCGCCGCCGCCCCTGTTCCCTcaaccaccaccaccacaaccACCACGCCTGCCaccaatgttaaaagtaccaccACGGCCACCACCACAACTAGTGACAATGCTCCAAAAGCCATCCCATTTCCCATCTCTAGACCAAGGTTCTACCCTTtcgctgctgctgctgctgctgctgcacaTACAAACCAtccccaccaccaccaccaccaccaccaccagtcTGCAGCCTCATAA